The genomic interval ACCACAGATACTTTTGAAGAGCCTACATTTCCGTTACTTGGTGACATAACCTTACCGGACAGTGTGGATTGGAGACAGAAGGGTCTTGTGACTTCAGTCAAAAACCAggtaaatttattaatatatttatactcATATGCTGCAATATGTTTAATAGCAACCAATTGAGGCAACACAGCGTGGTTTCTTCACATTCCTTCTTCCTATATTTTTTAGAATCAAGAACCGGGAAAACATTAGGAACAAACCACATGCACTGACTATTAAAGTGACAAGGAAGTAGAACTATGTGAGATAATAGTATCTTCGTTAATTCTCTTTCGCCATGAAAATACAACTCTACATTTTAGATGTCTGATATTATACAAGAATTCAATTTATCAGTGttacataaaaaaatgttataatttgATCATGTTTGTTTAAGAACGATATATACACCCGAGtaccaaataaatataaattaataccGTGAACAATAAATCAAGATTGATGACATAAGGAAGTGAAACTGTACGTCATTATGTTTCACAGTCTTTTGTAAATGCCCACACATACAAAACAGTGACCCTAGCTAGATATCCGGCATCATGTATACAGGATGTGACGTCACGGAAATCTTGACACTTCTGAAACTGACTTTAATATATGTCACAATGCCATCCTGCGTGACATCACTGCATGTTGACATAACTGCGCATGCACACAGCTAAATGTATAACGACATATCGGCAATGTAACAagtcatgtacatttatatacattgtatgttcgAATTCTTTAATCTTAATTTAATTAAACGTGTGTTTGGCAAAACGGGTTGAGTAAGGTGAAAATGATTATTGTGACACAAGAgtcagaaagaaagaaagaaagaaagaatcaACCCAGTCCTTTGTCAAGAAGGGCCACGCACGTCGATATCATGGGCTGTGGTGGTGATTGGATGGTGATAATAGCTTTTCTAACTTGAACTTTGTCAATATCTGTAATATGTCTTACAAATTGAAATGATAATTGACTGCATGGTCAACCACATATTATTGTCCATTATGCCGTGTATCTCTAACGGAAATAACAATTGCTTGTAAATATGCAGGAATTCTAGCCCTGATATATATTATGCCCTTTTTTGAACAGCGCTAAAGACTTGTACatgttatagaaagacaggagAATTTCGTGTTTTCATAAGAATTGTCCTCAAATctatttatcaaattatgatgCAACAGAATTCCAGCATATTACAGATCTAAGACAATGGCTATCCGTCAAATACCTTATTAAAGCAATCATACTTGTATCTCTGTTATAGGGTTCTTGTGGATCGTGCTGGGCGTTCAGTGCCGTGAGTACTTTGTCTTTTAAATAtctttgatattgtatgtacgATTTCCAGGAATAAAACCGAATTTGCATACTAGGTGGTGGCCTacctttttgtatttttttgatTGGCAGAATTATTAGTAGTATACCTGAAtagaaaataaaagtttttcAAGATGATAAGGGATAAAATTTTAAACCCGAACAAAATCTGTACATTTTGTCTAGACTTCAATAACGTGCTACAAAAGTTCGAAAATCGTCTTTCCAATATGCATGATGTCATCTTTTTGTGAATAATTAGAATGAATTAaataaaggggcacaagctggtTTATACGTTTTGGGGCAAGATTATACTGCGTATTTAAAGGTAACTCGtggtattctacttactgaagcatgcgtaactatcacttgcaatggtgtgaactcaaacctggtattatgCGATGACGTAATATTCTATACGTATAAAAAATTTGTCGGGGAATCCATACAAGGCAATCAgttgttctaacaatgccagaagataattgtaatgtcatggAAGGCATACATCGCCATTAACACTATACTATAAATTATATAGATTAATAGACTCGGTGATTTTATTCAAGTTTTTTCTTCTCTATATTTAATTTAGATAGTAGAATCCATGCATGTAGAGGTGTTTATAAAGTCACAATGTGtgttacatatacaaatgttatACCATACAGCAGCcatgttgaacaaaaaaatatggaatatatactctggtcgttttACACGCGTCTGtgtcacgacaatgtgtgtATCATTCACTGGCCTGAGTCAAAACGTTcgaaattgccattactttccttggatattactggtgctggtataattatgttatatatataattatttttcaataGTGTTCTtaattcagccggaaaatacttgtgacctaagggttgttaAAATGAGTCCAGTGACTCGTACAAGGACCCCTTAAGTCAattatattttccttggctgaacaaagacaatTATTGGGAGTAACTCCTGACTATTTAGAGGGTTGAACTTGGCATTTCAGGCTGGGTCCCTAGAAGGTCAAGTTTACAAGAAGACTGGTAAGCTGATTGCTCTTAGTGAACAACAATTGGTCGATTGTTCATCGTCATTTGGTAATCATGGCTGTAACGGGGGTTTTGTGACAAAGGCATTTAACTACATCAAGAAATACGGCATAGAGTCGGGACAAGTTTATCCATACACAGAGCAGGTAATACGAAATATGTAATGCAATCTTCACATATGACTACTAACTATAAATTTAATTGCTTATACATTTAAAAGAAGTTCATGCAGCTGAGGATTCCGACAGAggttttttgtataaaaatgaacgATTTTCACCATATTTCGCAAACACATGCTAATTTTAGAGTTTGTTCGAATGTCAAAGTTTGTGAAGTGGTTACATTAAGCGCAATAACCAGTATGCAAGGTCCAATGAAGGGCGTTTAGACAAATTTTCACAAGCTCattttagactgtaagatacgtcgcgTTGCTTGGCCCTCATCAGCCTGCTCTGCCTGGAAGGGAATGAACGatatgtgagggcgccctacaGACTATAGGGTTAGAGCTCATTGACAACGTCACCATGATTGACACATTTCTCTTCCTACACCGTATTACCATTGTATCATCCATTCCCATTTTCTTGACTTTGCCATATTTCGCTGTCTTATATCTATCTTGAAGTTGACCTGACCTGACTAGTGAAATTCACCGTTTTCACCCATAGGACCACTTCAACATACATTCTGTATATGCGAATAGTAGGACTAATTATATCAAACTGACTGTCTATCTGCTCCTTTTATTTCACTCAGGACGATAACTGCAAATACAACAAAAGAAAAGTTGTAGCTACAATCAAAGATTATGGAACAGTACTTTCGGGCTCCGAAAATGCTCTCCAACAGGCTGTAGCAACTGTTGGTCCAATATCCGTCTCCATAGATGCTTCACCGTATACCTTCAAATTCTATCACTCGGGTGAGTAACCAGTGCAGTGTAAGTAAATGCATGGCAGGATCATTCCAATTTTAGATATTGTATGATTAATTGCCAACTGTATAAAGTAATCACCACCAGATCATCACATTAGAGGATAGTCAgacacaattatacatgtatatgattcaTTCAAAATTCGAAATATGTAGGGGTTCACAATGAGCACAACTCGACTTTAAATAGATCAGGTAACAAACCGTGTACAGTTCATGTCTGCCttgtctatcagctagccctcggatgttcttccgataaaatacgacacacagccgaacaacgctatcgaggatggaacatccgaggtctagcgaatgtcatcaagatataaataactgccaatcagagaaccgtattagcgacaagcacaaacagaggacaatagctaaattttcatgcatattcatcttaaggaggggcttgtaaaaataaccaccaatgcgttaactaaaatgtgtgagtgacaacgtctacacactcatcaaacacaattaccataaactgataagacatagtaatgacataaatgtgtttgtcaacacctgcatgcagagattgaatatattaaagtacatatatgcatatatggcccaacccaccgcttatcgtaatctcaatggaatgtccggtctgaaaatgacattcgctacactgttcgggcaagccctcacatgcgaacttcgttcgcttatagttatagcatcgcgTTTGTGAACTCATTTAGGCCGCCTCTAGTCCCCAATTGACGACGGTAATTCTTAGCGATCATCCACCATTAATTACAGGTTTTAATAGTAATACTATTCCAGAAAGACCCAGATATACGTATGGAATATTGCCGAACAACTTGAAAGCTGAGGATGAGAGCTTGCAGCTCCAGACAGGCTCACGACAACGCTTCTGGCACTAAGCGACCTGTAGTTGCTTTAAAGTTAGCTGAATAGCCGGACAGTCTAGCATAGTAGCTAGCCTAAATTAAAGTGTGTGGTTGTTCtagtattttgatttattttacattttaaacacAGGTATCT from Glandiceps talaboti chromosome 3, keGlaTala1.1, whole genome shotgun sequence carries:
- the LOC144433453 gene encoding cathepsin L2-like, whose translation is MKVLVYTLFVGSVISSSIPANIKWENWKTFHGKTYMASEEHHRQEIWKNNMEKIRRHNQEYEIGRQTFRLAMNQFGDLTDIEFGRMYSAGVLSLENTTDTFEEPTFPLLGDITLPDSVDWRQKGLVTSVKNQGSCGSCWAFSAAGSLEGQVYKKTGKLIALSEQQLVDCSSSFGNHGCNGGFVTKAFNYIKKYGIESGQVYPYTEQDDNCKYNKRKVVATIKDYGTVLSGSENALQQAVATVGPISVSIDASPYTFKFYHSGIYNDPACRSSYYGTRHAVLTVGYGSNGLGQEYWIVKNSWGIIWGERGYINIARNAGNRCGIADSPSYPVV